In Planctomycetota bacterium, a single window of DNA contains:
- a CDS encoding TIGR04255 family protein, which produces MGDCSRNPSPPSPRQRLCPEFRLIAFPDPKDASVAAGPTYSRAPLAEVAISVQFDAPRRLTQAHLGAYWASQRGRYPIVHSTQGLPAINEEFAGGRSWLPPSLRLALAEEPDTRVQMTSADKAWVQQVQANRLVVNWRRGDDPAGDYPRFTGTLERFLESWQAWNGFLTSVGVAPATPAVWEVVYVNRIPKGDLWKTPADWPRVFPGLWAGPFAGIAGASIAGVQGQWVWETAAPQARLYVEPKPARGPAPAFQDLLFVTLTARGRLPLSPKDPGGETDWEAEFRRGLQWGHDLVVGAFDALASAEAKKAWGRHDD; this is translated from the coding sequence GTGGGCGATTGCTCGAGGAACCCGAGCCCGCCCAGCCCTCGGCAACGGCTGTGCCCAGAATTTAGACTGATCGCGTTCCCGGATCCAAAGGACGCATCAGTGGCTGCCGGCCCCACTTACTCCCGTGCCCCGCTCGCCGAGGTGGCAATCTCGGTACAGTTCGACGCGCCGCGTCGGCTCACGCAGGCCCATCTCGGGGCCTACTGGGCCTCGCAGCGCGGCCGTTACCCGATCGTCCACTCCACGCAGGGCTTGCCGGCGATCAACGAGGAGTTTGCCGGGGGCCGGTCGTGGCTTCCCCCATCGCTCCGCCTGGCGCTCGCCGAAGAGCCCGACACGCGGGTGCAGATGACCTCGGCCGACAAGGCATGGGTCCAGCAGGTGCAGGCCAATCGGCTCGTCGTGAATTGGCGACGGGGCGACGATCCCGCAGGCGACTACCCGCGGTTTACCGGCACGCTCGAGCGCTTCCTCGAGTCGTGGCAGGCTTGGAACGGCTTTCTCACGAGTGTCGGCGTAGCGCCGGCGACGCCGGCCGTGTGGGAGGTCGTGTACGTCAACAGGATTCCCAAGGGGGATCTCTGGAAGACGCCGGCCGATTGGCCGAGGGTGTTTCCCGGGCTTTGGGCCGGGCCGTTTGCGGGGATCGCAGGGGCATCGATCGCCGGCGTCCAGGGGCAGTGGGTCTGGGAAACGGCCGCGCCGCAGGCCAGGCTCTACGTCGAGCCGAAACCCGCCCGGGGACCGGCGCCAGCGTTCCAGGACCTGCTTTTCGTGACACTCACGGCCCGGGGCCGGCTGCCCTTGTCGCCGAAGGATCCCGGCGGGGAAACTGACTGGGAGGCCGAATTCCGACGAGGGCTCCAATGGGGGCATGATCTCGTCGTGGGGGCGTTCGATGCGCTCGCCTCGGCGGAGGCCAAAAAGGCGTGGGGACGACATGACGACTGA